A window of Mucilaginibacter sp. PAMC 26640 contains these coding sequences:
- a CDS encoding galactose mutarotase, giving the protein MQNTLKKPTLALAIAGSLLMAACNQSAPKSTATMTDSTTTKASLPAAAGFEKNLDGKQTHYFILKNKKGASAAISDYGAHLLGLLVPDKDGKLTDVALGFDDIEGYKKAGSAYYGATIGRYGNRLAGGKFKLDGKEYTLFKNNGPNTLHGGKSGFDNKVWDGKQIDSSTVELIYLSKDMEEGFPGNLKVKVTYRLGDDNSLKIAYEATTDKNTVVNLTNHSYFNLNGAGSGTALDHLVQIDADKYTPVDATLIPTGKIDMVKGTPFDFTTATAIGSRIGKEDTQLKYGKGYDHNYVLNSHDISKPIATVIGDKSGIKMEVFTEEPGLQFYTGNFMDGSHTLFGGKTDDHRTAFAMETQHYPDSPNQPTFPSTELKPGAVYKTQTIYKFSVK; this is encoded by the coding sequence ATGCAAAACACCTTAAAAAAACCAACTTTGGCGCTGGCAATTGCCGGTAGCCTATTGATGGCCGCCTGCAATCAATCTGCACCAAAAAGCACAGCTACCATGACTGACAGTACAACCACAAAAGCAAGTTTGCCGGCAGCGGCAGGCTTCGAAAAGAACCTCGACGGAAAACAAACCCATTATTTTATCCTAAAAAATAAAAAAGGGGCTTCAGCTGCGATAAGCGATTACGGCGCGCACTTACTTGGTTTGCTGGTACCAGACAAAGACGGAAAATTAACTGATGTGGCTTTAGGCTTTGACGACATAGAAGGCTACAAGAAGGCTGGAAGCGCCTACTATGGGGCTACGATAGGCCGCTATGGTAACCGCTTGGCGGGGGGGAAGTTTAAGCTGGATGGTAAAGAATATACGCTTTTTAAAAATAACGGACCTAATACGCTGCATGGAGGCAAAAGTGGCTTCGATAATAAAGTTTGGGACGGTAAGCAAATTGACAGCAGCACAGTTGAGCTGATTTACCTTTCAAAAGATATGGAAGAAGGTTTTCCTGGTAATTTGAAAGTTAAGGTGACATACAGACTGGGTGATGATAACTCGCTGAAGATAGCTTACGAAGCTACAACAGATAAAAACACAGTTGTGAATTTAACCAATCATTCGTATTTTAACTTGAACGGAGCTGGAAGTGGTACTGCGCTGGATCATTTGGTTCAAATTGATGCCGACAAATACACGCCGGTTGATGCTACCTTAATTCCAACCGGCAAAATAGATATGGTTAAAGGAACTCCTTTCGATTTTACCACAGCTACGGCTATCGGCTCTCGCATCGGGAAGGAAGATACCCAGCTTAAATACGGTAAAGGCTACGACCATAACTATGTTTTGAACAGTCATGATATCAGCAAACCAATTGCTACCGTAATTGGCGATAAAAGCGGAATAAAAATGGAGGTTTTTACAGAGGAGCCAGGTTTGCAGTTTTATACAGGAAATTTTATGGATGGCAGCCATACATTGTTTGGCGGCAAAACTGACGATCATCGTACCGCTTTTGCAATGGAGACTCAGCATTACCCTGATTCTCCTAACCAACCAACGTTCCCATCAACCGAATTAAAGCCAGGAGCAGTTTACAAAACTCAAACCATTTATAAATTTTCAGTAAAGTAA
- a CDS encoding two-component sensor histidine kinase — translation MSIQKKVALLFLALNVSIILILSGSIFYFVHQFTFEDFYKRLEARVNISSQIYHSNDQDTVGMVKEIRQRYLEKLTSEKVYILTPSDYESDKAFKGLPSALIKTVLTEGQTRYNTDNIFYAGKLFRFSDGDVMVIVSATDPYGFKELNNLEEILIIGFFASILIAYLIGRRFSYHTFQPVRKIIKKVNTITASNLHLRLENYDGKDEIAELMQTFNDMLDRLETAFETQNNFISNASHELRTPLAVIKGEAELALKNNSKPGADPIKAFTTILTGAQSLQDILTSLLGLAQTGFDGRKQNWEQIRGDELLWMIKESADQIIPENKVIIDLSDLPEDEHRLIINGNINLLRLALSNIVLNACKYSDNKTVTIKILAENSSVVFNIKDEGIGIPEPEMQHIFEPFFRASNTAKFEGHGVGLPLALNIVRLHKGSIAISSKVDEGTTIRVMLPVYKS, via the coding sequence ATGAGTATCCAAAAGAAGGTTGCCCTGCTATTTCTTGCCTTAAACGTATCCATTATATTAATCTTGAGCGGATCCATTTTTTATTTTGTTCATCAATTCACTTTCGAAGACTTCTATAAACGACTGGAAGCCAGGGTAAATATATCCTCTCAAATCTACCATTCCAATGATCAGGATACCGTGGGTATGGTTAAAGAAATCCGTCAGCGCTATCTGGAAAAGCTTACTTCGGAAAAGGTTTACATTTTAACGCCATCAGATTATGAGAGCGACAAAGCGTTTAAGGGCCTTCCTTCAGCACTAATAAAAACGGTGTTGACCGAGGGGCAAACAAGATATAATACTGATAATATTTTTTACGCCGGTAAGCTCTTTCGCTTTTCAGACGGCGATGTGATGGTGATCGTGTCGGCTACTGACCCTTACGGCTTCAAAGAACTTAATAACCTGGAAGAGATCCTGATTATTGGCTTTTTTGCGTCAATCTTGATCGCATATCTAATCGGCAGGCGCTTTTCTTACCATACCTTTCAACCCGTCAGGAAAATAATTAAAAAAGTAAACACCATTACGGCCAGTAATCTGCATTTAAGGCTGGAGAATTATGATGGCAAGGATGAGATAGCCGAATTGATGCAAACCTTTAATGACATGCTTGACCGGTTGGAGACCGCTTTTGAAACGCAGAATAATTTTATCAGCAATGCCTCGCATGAATTGAGAACCCCACTGGCGGTAATTAAAGGAGAAGCAGAACTGGCGTTGAAAAATAATAGCAAACCAGGGGCCGATCCTATTAAAGCCTTTACTACGATACTTACCGGCGCCCAAAGCCTGCAGGATATTTTAACAAGTTTGCTTGGCCTCGCACAAACAGGATTTGACGGTCGGAAGCAAAATTGGGAACAGATCCGTGGTGATGAATTATTATGGATGATAAAAGAATCGGCTGACCAGATCATCCCCGAAAATAAAGTAATTATTGATCTTTCGGATCTTCCGGAAGATGAACACAGACTCATTATTAATGGTAACATTAACCTGTTGCGCCTTGCATTAAGTAACATAGTACTTAATGCATGCAAATACTCTGACAATAAGACCGTTACCATTAAGATCCTGGCTGAAAACAGCAGCGTGGTTTTCAATATTAAAGATGAAGGAATTGGCATACCCGAACCGGAAATGCAGCATATCTTCGAGCCCTTCTTCCGGGCATCCAACACTGCTAAATTTGAAGGGCATGGGGTCGGTTTGCCATTGGCACTAAATATTGTTCGCTTGCATAAAGGAAGTATAGCTATATCATCAAAAGTAGATGAAGGGACAACGATCAGGGTGATGTTACCTGTGTATAAATCATAG
- a CDS encoding DNA-binding response regulator, whose product MKILLIEDEAKLVSIIQRDLHAEGHEISVALDGTTGLQMALKMEFQLIILDIMLPGMNGIEVCRQLRLADTKSAILMLTALGSTENVVTGLDSGADDYMVKPFSLAELNARIRTLARRNGNTGANANLLQFADVLINTSEKSVKRNERKIDLTATEYRLLEFLVKNRNHTLSRIEILENVWNIDFNMGTNVVDVYINYLRKKLEHGDETRLIHTVFGMGYILKENT is encoded by the coding sequence ATGAAGATCCTTTTAATAGAAGACGAAGCCAAGCTGGTATCCATTATTCAGCGGGACCTGCATGCGGAGGGGCACGAAATAAGCGTGGCACTGGATGGTACTACCGGGCTTCAGATGGCTTTAAAAATGGAATTTCAGCTGATTATTTTGGATATCATGCTGCCGGGTATGAATGGTATTGAGGTATGCCGGCAGCTGCGCCTGGCAGATACCAAATCAGCAATACTGATGCTTACCGCCCTTGGCTCAACGGAAAATGTAGTGACAGGCTTGGATAGCGGCGCCGACGATTATATGGTTAAACCTTTCAGTCTGGCCGAACTGAATGCACGCATCCGTACACTTGCACGGCGAAACGGCAATACCGGCGCCAACGCTAACTTGCTGCAATTTGCAGATGTACTCATCAACACATCTGAAAAGTCTGTAAAACGAAATGAGCGGAAAATTGATCTTACGGCCACAGAATACCGATTGCTTGAGTTTTTAGTTAAGAACCGAAATCATACATTGTCGCGGATAGAGATACTGGAAAACGTTTGGAACATCGATTTTAATATGGGAACCAACGTGGTAGATGTATACATCAACTACCTTAGAAAGAAACTGGAACACGGTGACGAAACCAGGCTGATCCATACTGTTTTTGGGATGGGTTATATACTAAAAGAAAACACATGA
- a CDS encoding xylose isomerase, with translation MKRRNFVQSSVLAGSALFAGSTLNAATKPQSSHREGADGGAFNLNYGIHHGMFKNHAGDDFINQIKFAHEQGFRAIEDNGLSGRTVEYQKKIGETLAKLGMAMGVFVQPGLSNDGNMLASGKADQVENFINSCKQAVEVAKRINSKLVTVVPGDFVRRLPIGVQTGNVIEALKRGTAILEPEGITMVLEPLSDSPDLFLQTPDQAYGICKAVGSPSCKILYDMYHVQRNQGNIIPTMDLIMDEIGYYQIGDNPGRNEPGTGELNYKNIFKHIYNKGYKGVMGMEHGNAGKGKEGELALIKAYREADNFL, from the coding sequence ATGAAACGTAGAAACTTTGTACAAAGCTCGGTGCTGGCCGGTTCGGCATTATTTGCAGGCAGCACTTTAAACGCGGCAACCAAACCCCAATCAAGTCATCGGGAAGGAGCTGACGGCGGCGCATTTAATCTTAACTACGGTATTCATCATGGCATGTTTAAAAACCATGCGGGCGATGACTTTATTAACCAAATTAAATTTGCGCATGAGCAGGGCTTCCGCGCCATTGAAGACAACGGCTTATCCGGCCGTACTGTGGAGTATCAGAAAAAAATAGGCGAAACGCTTGCCAAACTCGGCATGGCCATGGGGGTTTTTGTACAGCCCGGCTTGAGTAATGACGGTAACATGCTGGCATCCGGCAAAGCTGACCAAGTAGAAAACTTCATCAATTCCTGCAAACAGGCAGTAGAAGTTGCAAAACGAATCAACAGTAAACTTGTAACTGTTGTACCCGGCGATTTTGTAAGAAGGTTGCCAATAGGTGTGCAAACCGGGAATGTGATAGAAGCCCTGAAGAGGGGAACTGCGATACTGGAACCTGAAGGCATAACTATGGTATTAGAGCCATTAAGCGATAGCCCGGACCTATTTCTGCAAACACCGGATCAGGCCTATGGCATTTGCAAGGCCGTTGGCAGTCCGTCATGCAAGATTTTGTATGATATGTATCATGTACAGCGCAACCAAGGCAACATTATCCCAACAATGGACCTGATCATGGACGAAATAGGTTACTACCAAATTGGCGATAACCCCGGTCGCAATGAACCCGGTACTGGTGAACTGAATTACAAAAATATATTTAAACACATTTACAACAAAGGCTATAAGGGAGTTATGGGTATGGAGCATGGTAATGCCGGCAAAGGAAAAGAAGGCGAGTTGGCCCTGATAAAGGCCTATCGCGAAGCCGATAACTTTTTGTAG
- a CDS encoding L-fucose mutarotase — protein MKRYSLTLDLKDDAALIAEYEAWHQKVWPEILASIKESGIENMEIYRFANRLFMIMEVNNNFSFEAKAAADEANATVQEWETLMWNFQQPVAHAKPGEKWVLMDKIFQL, from the coding sequence GTGAAACGATATTCCCTAACGTTAGACCTGAAAGATGATGCTGCTTTAATTGCAGAATACGAAGCCTGGCACCAAAAAGTATGGCCGGAGATATTGGCGAGTATAAAAGAAAGCGGTATTGAAAATATGGAGATTTACCGCTTTGCCAACCGTTTGTTTATGATAATGGAAGTCAACAATAATTTCAGTTTTGAAGCCAAAGCAGCTGCTGATGAAGCGAATGCAACGGTACAGGAATGGGAAACGCTGATGTGGAATTTTCAACAGCCAGTTGCTCACGCTAAACCCGGCGAGAAATGGGTCTTAATGGATAAGATTTTTCAATTATAA
- a CDS encoding altronate hydrolase — MSANRHTFIQIHPIDNVLVALTDLPQGTLVTFNGTVLVLANDVAAKHKFTLQQLNPGDEIFMYGVLVGKASSVILQGGVVTVNNIEHASDSFELQGRKTEWHQPDVASYRDKTFMGFHRADGSVGTANYWLVIPLVFCENRNINVLKDALSAKLGFAKPRGYENEVDSLIDMYQTGKSVQEILDADLQLSPDHQPANKLFPNIDGIKFLNHELGCGGTRTDSDALCGLLAGYITHPNVAGATVLSLGCQHAQAGILQEEIAKRDPAFSKPLIMLEQQQLGTESKLLHEALKQTFAGLIKANELERKPAPLSKLCIGLECGGSDGFSGISANPALGYLSDILVSIGGSVILAEFPELCGVEQELSDRCIDEPTALKFMDLMRTYAARAEADGSGFYANPSPGNIKDGLITDAIKSAGAAKKGGTSPVAAVLDYPEKVTKPGLNLLCTPGSDVESTTAEVGSGANIVLFTTGLGTPTGNPVTPVVKLSTNTKLYNRMPDIIDINCGTIIEGEETIPQAAERILDYVIEVASGNIKPKAVLLGQDDFIPWKRGVSL; from the coding sequence ATGTCAGCTAACAGGCATACATTTATACAAATTCACCCTATAGACAACGTACTTGTTGCTTTAACGGATCTACCGCAGGGCACACTCGTTACCTTTAATGGTACAGTGTTAGTTTTGGCTAACGATGTGGCCGCCAAACACAAATTTACGCTGCAGCAACTAAATCCAGGTGATGAGATTTTTATGTACGGCGTTTTGGTGGGTAAAGCCAGTAGCGTTATCCTGCAGGGTGGCGTTGTAACCGTAAATAATATCGAACATGCTTCGGATAGTTTCGAACTGCAGGGGCGCAAAACGGAATGGCACCAACCTGATGTGGCGTCTTATCGCGATAAAACATTTATGGGCTTCCACCGTGCGGATGGCTCGGTAGGTACTGCAAATTACTGGCTGGTTATCCCATTGGTTTTTTGTGAGAATAGGAATATCAATGTATTAAAAGACGCGTTATCTGCCAAATTAGGCTTCGCTAAGCCTAGAGGGTACGAAAACGAGGTAGATAGCCTGATTGACATGTATCAAACAGGTAAATCGGTGCAAGAGATCCTTGATGCGGACTTGCAGTTAAGTCCCGATCATCAGCCTGCCAACAAGTTGTTCCCGAATATTGATGGTATCAAATTTTTAAACCATGAGCTTGGTTGCGGCGGTACGCGTACAGATTCTGATGCGCTTTGTGGCTTACTTGCCGGATATATTACCCATCCAAACGTGGCAGGCGCAACGGTGCTAAGTTTGGGTTGCCAGCATGCCCAGGCGGGTATTTTACAGGAGGAGATTGCCAAACGCGACCCGGCCTTTAGCAAGCCGCTGATTATGCTGGAGCAGCAGCAACTCGGAACCGAAAGTAAATTACTTCATGAAGCTTTAAAGCAAACATTTGCAGGGCTGATCAAAGCTAATGAGCTGGAACGCAAACCGGCACCTTTATCAAAATTATGTATAGGGCTCGAGTGCGGCGGATCTGATGGATTTTCCGGTATTTCTGCAAACCCGGCACTCGGATATTTATCGGATATATTGGTAAGCATAGGCGGCAGTGTTATCCTTGCCGAATTCCCCGAACTGTGCGGGGTAGAGCAGGAGCTAAGCGACCGCTGTATTGACGAGCCAACGGCGTTGAAATTTATGGATCTGATGCGCACCTACGCTGCGCGCGCAGAAGCGGACGGTTCGGGCTTTTATGCTAACCCTTCGCCTGGTAATATAAAAGATGGGCTAATCACTGATGCCATCAAATCTGCCGGTGCGGCAAAAAAAGGTGGTACATCTCCGGTGGCGGCTGTTTTGGATTATCCCGAGAAGGTAACTAAACCGGGTTTAAACTTATTGTGTACGCCAGGAAGCGATGTGGAAAGTACAACCGCTGAAGTGGGCTCTGGTGCAAATATCGTTTTGTTTACCACGGGTTTGGGTACTCCAACAGGTAACCCGGTCACACCTGTAGTTAAACTTTCAACCAATACCAAATTGTATAACCGTATGCCGGATATTATTGATATTAATTGCGGTACCATTATAGAGGGTGAAGAAACCATCCCCCAGGCGGCTGAGAGGATCTTGGATTATGTAATTGAGGTGGCAAGCGGCAATATCAAGCCGAAAGCTGTATTGCTTGGTCAGGATGATTTTATTCCCTGGAAAAGAGGGGTTTCATTATAA
- a CDS encoding short-chain dehydrogenase translates to MFSLKEKTAVITGGGSGIGKAISQLFARQGAVVHLIELNAEAAELTVKEIEAEGGKAYAHSGNVTDQQQIVSLFETIGTVDILVNNAGIAHVGNVEKTNEEDFDRVYSVNVKGAYNCVFAAIPLMKANGGGVILNMASIASWVGLADRFAYSMSKGAIHAMSMSIARDYINDNIRSNSISPARVHTPFVDGFIAKNYPGREEEMFGKLSKSQPIGRMAQPAEIAALALYLCSEEAGFITGSDYPIDGGFIKLNN, encoded by the coding sequence ATGTTCAGTTTAAAAGAAAAAACAGCCGTAATAACTGGCGGCGGCAGCGGTATAGGCAAAGCAATTTCGCAACTTTTTGCGAGGCAAGGTGCAGTTGTACACCTGATTGAATTAAATGCCGAAGCAGCAGAACTCACCGTAAAAGAAATCGAAGCTGAAGGTGGAAAAGCCTATGCCCATAGCGGCAATGTTACCGATCAGCAGCAGATTGTATCGCTGTTTGAAACAATTGGTACCGTTGACATCCTGGTGAACAACGCCGGTATTGCCCACGTAGGTAATGTGGAAAAAACCAATGAGGAAGATTTTGACAGGGTTTACAGTGTTAACGTTAAAGGTGCTTATAACTGCGTATTTGCAGCTATCCCGCTGATGAAAGCCAATGGCGGCGGGGTTATCCTTAACATGGCCTCTATCGCATCCTGGGTGGGTTTAGCCGATAGGTTTGCCTACTCGATGAGCAAGGGTGCTATCCATGCCATGAGTATGTCCATCGCGCGGGATTATATTAACGATAACATCCGCAGCAACAGTATTTCACCTGCAAGGGTGCATACCCCGTTTGTAGATGGTTTTATTGCTAAAAATTATCCGGGCCGGGAAGAGGAGATGTTTGGCAAACTTTCAAAAAGCCAGCCCATAGGCCGTATGGCGCAACCGGCAGAGATAGCTGCACTGGCACTTTATTTATGCTCCGAAGAAGCTGGCTTCATCACCGGTAGTGATTACCCTATTGATGGTGGCTTTATAAAATTGAATAACTAA
- a CDS encoding ureidoglycolate lyase, whose protein sequence is MKLIRYGAAGSEKPGVIINDIRYDVSAFVKDFNEEFFASDGLSSLKEYIGENSGLLVKISDDERLGSPVARPSKILCIGLNYADHAKETNVPLPPEPILFMKSTTSLVGPNDNIMIPKDSEKTDWEVELGVVIGKKASYVEEADAESYIAGYVLHNDVSERAFQLERNGTWDKGKGCDTFAPMGPYLATPDEIEDIHNVRLWLTVNGEKMQDGTTSNLIFNIPFLISYCSQFMTLLPGDVISTGTPAGVGLGFKPPIYLKPGDVVELGIDGLGTAKQQVVAYAKD, encoded by the coding sequence ATGAAATTAATAAGATACGGCGCTGCCGGAAGTGAAAAACCGGGTGTAATTATCAATGACATCCGCTATGATGTTTCGGCATTTGTAAAAGATTTTAATGAAGAGTTCTTCGCCAGTGATGGCTTATCATCACTGAAAGAATATATAGGAGAGAACAGCGGTTTGCTGGTGAAAATAAGCGACGATGAACGCTTAGGAAGCCCGGTGGCCAGGCCATCAAAAATATTGTGTATTGGCCTGAACTACGCCGATCACGCTAAAGAAACTAATGTACCGCTTCCGCCGGAACCTATCTTGTTTATGAAGAGCACCACTTCGCTGGTTGGGCCAAATGACAATATCATGATCCCGAAGGACTCTGAAAAAACCGACTGGGAAGTTGAACTGGGCGTTGTGATCGGCAAAAAAGCATCATATGTAGAAGAAGCTGATGCTGAAAGTTATATAGCAGGTTATGTATTGCATAATGATGTATCCGAACGTGCTTTTCAGCTGGAGCGTAACGGCACTTGGGATAAAGGAAAAGGCTGCGATACCTTTGCGCCAATGGGCCCTTATCTGGCTACGCCGGATGAGATAGAAGATATCCACAACGTTAGGCTTTGGTTAACGGTAAATGGCGAAAAAATGCAGGATGGCACAACGTCCAATCTAATCTTTAACATTCCATTCCTGATATCATATTGCAGCCAGTTTATGACATTGCTGCCCGGGGATGTTATATCAACCGGCACACCCGCGGGGGTAGGTTTAGGCTTTAAGCCGCCGATTTATTTAAAGCCCGGCGACGTTGTTGAATTGGGGATTGATGGCTTGGGTACCGCTAAACAGCAGGTAGTGGCGTATGCAAAAGATTGA
- a CDS encoding amidohydrolase, producing MQKIDAHQHFWHYHPVKDAWITADMAVIQKDFMPEDLLPVLKENTIDGCIAVQASQNEEENIFLTQLATSYPSIKGIVGWVDLQADDIDDKLQLHVLNPFIKGFRHVLQAEPNEFMLAEKFMRGISLLAKYNFTYDILINCGQVRHAEKLVRAFPTQRFVIDHLAKPMITSQVIEGWKQDMEALAQHQNVCCKISGFCTEADWQNWTHQHVAPYFDAVFNAFGPNRVMFGSDWPVNLLAGGYNKTVHCLREYTAGFSAPDQDKFWGGNAADFYNL from the coding sequence ATGCAAAAGATTGATGCACATCAGCACTTTTGGCACTATCACCCGGTAAAAGATGCCTGGATCACCGCTGATATGGCGGTGATTCAAAAGGATTTTATGCCCGAGGACCTGTTACCTGTACTTAAAGAGAATACGATTGATGGTTGCATTGCCGTACAGGCCAGCCAAAATGAGGAAGAGAATATTTTCCTGACCCAGTTGGCTACAAGCTATCCGTCTATCAAAGGCATAGTAGGCTGGGTTGATCTGCAGGCAGACGATATAGACGACAAACTACAGTTGCACGTACTTAACCCGTTTATTAAAGGATTTAGGCATGTGTTGCAGGCTGAGCCAAATGAGTTTATGCTGGCTGAAAAGTTTATGCGGGGTATCTCGCTGCTGGCAAAGTACAATTTTACTTATGATATCCTGATCAATTGCGGGCAGGTTAGACATGCTGAAAAACTGGTGCGTGCCTTTCCAACACAGCGTTTCGTGATAGATCACCTGGCTAAGCCAATGATCACTTCACAGGTAATAGAGGGGTGGAAGCAGGATATGGAGGCATTAGCACAACACCAAAATGTATGCTGCAAGATATCCGGTTTTTGCACTGAAGCGGACTGGCAAAACTGGACTCATCAGCACGTCGCTCCCTATTTTGATGCAGTGTTCAACGCTTTTGGCCCAAACCGGGTTATGTTTGGCTCAGACTGGCCGGTTAATTTACTGGCCGGTGGTTACAATAAAACAGTGCATTGCCTTAGGGAGTACACAGCCGGATTTTCTGCTCCAGACCAGGATAAATTCTGGGGCGGTAACGCTGCTGATTTTTACAATTTATAA